The Lasioglossum baleicum chromosome 12, iyLasBale1, whole genome shotgun sequence genome includes a region encoding these proteins:
- the LOC143213900 gene encoding uncharacterized protein LOC143213900 isoform X1 — protein sequence MDWGCKTVSLLLALCILLATVHRGDAERKVVCYYTNWSIYRPGTAKFSPQNINPYLCTHLIYAFGGFTKENALKPFDKYQDIEKGGYAKFTGLKTYNKNLKTLLAIGGWNEGSSRFSPMVADQDRRREFVKNSVKFLRKNHFDGLDLDWEYPAFRDGGKPRDKDNYASLVQELREEFDKESSKTGRPRLLLSLAMPAGIEYIDKGYDVPRLNEYLDFINLLSYDYHSSYEPAVNHHSPLYPLEEDNEYNYDSELTIDYTINYLLKKGASPEKIILGIPTYGRSYTLFNRDATELGAPADGPGTEGDATREKGYLAYYEICESLSQSDDWEVVQPNSKAMGPYAFKDDQWVGYDDEDIVKLKAKYANEKNLGGIMFWTIDNDDFRGKCHDRPYPLIEAAKQALLTDSTNAVQKSQSGDNRKKTRLPTVPSNSGGRRQGSGSRRSTTTAAPITKKRVTSPRPKFRTYARPKASREEDEEDQDVYRRSYSQSSSEEDDSDKGNAVKAEKNDRSREKGKSRPKNQSIGSSSRNRRKQTRRKQKKNESEEESLSNQLTTPEPPTTPDPGTDFKCEDEGFFPHPRDCKKYFWCLDSGPGGLGVVAHQFTCPSGLVFNKAADSCDYPRNVICPKTKTSSQATASTTRAPITAATSRTTYLYSSTRKPTTEKPEEEEYEDDYEGEDESEEEEQVEEKKEPSTTTTPKPLLYKTITRNKPTTTTTTTTEAPQVTKKSESHEESVKILGTEDEEDPKVIKELIMLIKKAGGIEELEKQLYLQSKGSDETSVDTERVTPATISRSLYERVLNRQSTKVATSRASISRGTSYANGPGGAQFEGLDEVPEVKNLRRSQKPQYVTIERPRPSTKEPPVEDEEEVEDDEELDDDTADVASSEERTVSNPFLASSTQRATPNYFNIRRARPSSTTSRNENDVELKDDEEEEAPVRSRRPTTPSRSTENSSSEDKEEESRNSSEENPTTKSRYVNIQRFRSTTSRPLEVVSESSASPDPVTQAVSIGKEEEKVETSTATSTSTPSSTTVAFTTANSIVVEEETERSGTNESAEAISSSTTETVRLVEDSATEILLTTAPAGLSSTLSAPNSRSSAATVSQPRPFGLSRRSRPTTEPTTPLPGSKVSIPSRNVARPTFLAGRGRLRSRQEKTIAESESPREPIEDPGLGRPGRSRQRGTSRYTPPTFKAKAEEPSNSLVRERGRASSTESTPEPVRRRLRKPILRAVTEHSKGNELEDSPIVRITQGPPNKISSRSRSVTKQETNEEDRITNIRIFKKPASSRDIDARARYTRKRNDVEEAVKTAEVSTSTLSTTVTTTSKIEEEVIYDTSNESITEEPRVTTASVSIEEDNTTTDPVLETNTVESVPTTESIGENEVVTATDSLPYTTTTTEPLQITTTVGRETKVEEFNPDIIKIVFNANASSPNQENGTVMRRRKVLLRKRPVTSTTSASQEDEEEQPTPRRRKVVRRFRIHQNASTPADVSSTEDDRIVLRFTTPKDADLSSTLQEDVAEGTSTETIFTSTAETAGTIDYALTNDYTSFETPTAGTSIDEDFEDPDTATMASTVLDNFTVASTERGETLAETASTESTTSPTTFVIRFTSDVVDETTADRNQPEAAPTVALTTTSLASQGTRRLEPYNRTYYQDSRFVRKKFVRRRPIELSENIGGQNVVARTPSRAFSSTEVSNPEVSKRRKSLFIRRRPVSSTTARTTQTAIEEEPEEETELSLEEEDVSLEATPRTNRANVRPVFEVNLPAHGDSNEFWSRFTTPSLSTGHLAPLTPQILLEEALSTGSEDVYRSTPGKNRKPESRPRYRVPESLRKVSTESSYLADSSPEESEESNDSKLNYQGYRQPRTRGRFPTDEDESVLDATQSPSFDSSAHVRTRFYARRPTSTENPVTETLIPAKKFDYVADAHRRLQQSLRTTPKSPSEDSTKQVQNIVDDYTTTPSAQPLVTRLVTSVEESATTERQKILIKTKYSSLTSTTRIPVQTTASSIPDTLSTTSKDSSDGEDESANEIRQGQVERSTLPIEGEFLHRTGGGRLTTESQESSTIEIESVFSNLIAGKDQ from the exons ATGGACTGG GGGTGCAAAACGGTGTCGCTGCTGCTCGCCTTGTGTATTCTGCTCGCGACGGTACACCGTG GTGATGCCGAGCGCAAGGTCGTCTGCTACTACACTAACTGGTCGATCTACAGACCAGGTACGGCGAAATTCTCACCTCAGAACATCAACCCGTACCTGTGCACCCACCTGATCTACGCGTTCGGTGGGTTCACCAAGGAGAACGCTCTGAAGCCGTTCGACAAGTACCAGGACATCGAGAAAG GTGGCTACGCCAAGTTCACCGGGCTGAAGACGTACAACAAGAACCTGAAGACCTTGCTGGCGATCGGCGGATGGAACGAGGGGTCCAGCCGATTCTCGCCGATGGTCGCCGACCAGGACAGGCGACGGGAGTTCGTCAAGAACTCCGTCAAGTTCCTCAGGAAGAACCACTTCGACGGCCTGGACCTCGACTGGGAGTACCCGGCGTTCAGGGACGGCGGGAAACCTCGGGACAAGGACAACTATGCTAGCCTAGTCCAG GAACTCAGAGAGGAGTTCGACAAGGAGTCCTCGAAGACCGGAAGACCGAGGTTACTGTTATCCCTGGCCATGCCAGCGGGTATCGAGTACATCGACAAAGGCTACGACGTGCCCAGGTTGAACGAGTACCTGGATTTTATCAATCTGCTTTCGTACGACTATCATTCGTCCTACGAGCCCGCCGTCAATCATCATTCCCCTCTGTATCCCTTGGAAGAGGACAACGAGTATAACTACGACAGCGAGCTGACGATT GATTACACGATCAATTACTTGCTGAAGAAGGGTGCCTCGCCGGAGAAGATCATTTTAGGGATCCCGACTTATGGTAGATCGTACACGCTGTTCAATAGGGACGCGACGGAGCTGGGAGCGCCGGCTGACGGTCCTGGAACTGAAGGCGATGCAACTAGGGAGAAGGGCTATCTTGCTTACTACGAG ATCTGCGAGAGTCTATCGCAGTCAGACGACTGGGAGGTGGTGCAGCCAAACTCGAAAGCAATGGGTCCGTACGCGTTCAAGGACGACCAGTGGGTCGGCTACGACGACGAAGACATCGTGAAGCTGAAGGCGAAGTACGCGAACGAGAAGAATCTTGGCGGCATCATGTTCTGGACAATCGACAACGATGACTTCAGGGGCAAGTGCCACGACCGACCGTACCCGCTGATCGAGGCAGCCAAGCAAGCCCTTCTGACCGATTCCAC AAATGCCGTTCAGAAGTCGCAGTCAGGGGACAATCGCAAGAAAACACGGCTACCAACAGTGCCCAGCAACTCAGGAGGTAGACGACAGGGTTCCGGTAGCAGAAGAAGCACCACAACAGCGGCACCGATCACGAAGAAGCGCGTCACGTCTCCAAGACCGAAATTCCGGACCTACGCGAGACCAAAGGCGAGCAGAGAGGAGGACGAAGAGGATCAAGACGTGTACAGGCGGTCCTACAGTCAATCTTCTTCCGAAGAAGATGACTCTGACAAGGGGAACGCGGTCAAAGCCGAGAAGAATGACAGATCGAGGGAGAAGGGGAAGAGCAGGCCTAAGAATCAATCGATAGGAAGTTCgagtcggaatcgcaggaaacAGACTCGCCGcaagcaaaagaaaaatgaatCGGAAGAGGAGTCTCTGAGCAACCAGCTGACTACACCTGAGCCCCCAACCACGCCTGATCCTGGCACTG ATTTCAAGTGCGAGGACGAAGGGTTCTTCCCGCATCCCCGAGACTGCAAGAAGTACTTCTGGTGCCTGGACAGTGGACCAGGTGGCCTTGGCGTGGTCGCGCATCAGTTCACTTGTCCTTCCG GACTGGTGTTCAACAAGGCGGCGGATTCCTGCGATTATCCTCGGAACGTGATCTGTCCGAAGACGAAGACATCGTCGCAGGCTACAGCGTCGACGACCAGGGCACCGATTACGGCAGCCACGAGTCGAACGACCTATCTCTACAGCAGTACCAGAAAGCCAACCACCGAGAAACCGGAAGAAGAGGAATACGAGGATGACTACGAAGGCGAGGATGAAAGCGAAGAGGAGGAACAGGTGGAAGAGAAGAAGGAGCCTAGCACGACCACCACTCCGAAGCCACTTCTCTATAAAACGATCACCAGGAACAAGCCTACCACGACTACCACTACGACCACGGAGGCACCACAGGTTACCAAGAAGTCCGAGAGCCACGAGGAATCCGTGAAGATCCTCGGCACAGAGGATGAAGAGGATCCTAAGGTCATCAAGGAGCTGATAATGCTCATCAAGAAAGCAG GTGGCATCGAGGAGCTAGAGAAGCAACTGTACCTGCAGAGCAAAGGCTCGGACGAAACGAGCGTCGACACCGAACGCGTCACTCCTGCAACCATAAGTCGTAGCCTGTACGAAAGGGTGCTAAATCGTCAGTCCACCAAGGTGGCTACAAGTAGAGCAAGCATATCGCGGGGCACGAGTTACGCAAACGGACCAGGTGGAGCGCAATTCGAAGGTTTGGACGAGGTCCCCGAAGTGAAGAACTTGCGGAGGTCGCAGAAGCCTCAGTACGTGACCATCGAGAGGCCTAG GCCCTCCACGAAGGAGCCGCCGGTCGAAGACGAAGAGGAGGTCGAGGACGACGAAGAGCTCGACGACGACACCGCGGACGTCGCATCATCCGAGGAGCGGACTGTCAGCAATCCGTTCTTGGCCAGCTCGACGCAGAGGGCGACTCCCAACTACTTCAACATCAGACGAGCTCGGCCGTCAAGCACGACGTCCAG GAACGAGAACGACGTCGAGTTGAAGGACGATGAGGAAGAGGAGGCGCCTGTCCGTTCTCGCCGTCCCACGACCCCATCCAG AAGCACCGAGAACAGTTCTTCGGAAGACAAGGAAGAAGAGTCGCGTAACTCGAGCGAGGAGAACCCGACCACTAAGTCCAG GTACGTCAACATTCAGAGATTCCGAAGCACGACCTCGAGGCCTCTGGAAGTGGTCTCGGAGTCATCTGCTAGCCCAGATCCTGTGACGCAAGCGGTCTCGATCGGCAAGGAAGAGGAGAAGGTAGAGACGAGCACGGCTACGTCAACAAGCACCCCTTCGTCGACAACTGTGGCGTTCACCACGGCGAACAGCATCGTTGTGGaggaagagacagagagatCGGGGACGAACGAGAGCGCGGAGGCGATTAGCAGCTCAACGACAGAGACGGTGCGACTGGTCGAGGACTCGGCGACAGAGATCCTGCTGACCACGGCTCCGGCGGGTCTGTCGTCGACGCTGTCAGCTCCCAATTCTCGCAGCAGCGCCGCGACGGTGTCCCAGCCGAGACCTTTCGGACTGAGCCGTCGCAGCAGACCGACCACGGAGCCGACCACCCCGCTGCCGGGGTCCAAGGTGAGTATTCCCTCGCGAAACGTCGCGCGGCCGACCTTCCTGGCGGGACGAGGTCGCTTGAGGTCGAGGCAGGAGAAAACGATCGCCGAGAGCGAGAGTCCTCGCGAACCTATCGAGGACCCGGGCTTAGGTAGACCTGGCCGGTCGCGGCAGAGGGGCACGAGCAGGTACACGCCGCCAACCTTCAAGGCCAAGGCCGAAGAGCCTTCCAACTCGTTGGTCCGGGAACGCGGTAGAGCTTCGAGTACCGAGAGCACGCCTGAACCAGTCAGAAGGAGACTCAGAAAGCCTATCTTGCGGGCGGTCACTGAACACTCGAAGGGCAACGAGCTGGAGGACAGTCCTATCGTCAGGATTACCCAAGGCCCGCCCAACAAGATCTCCTCCAGGTCCAGGAGCGTGACGAAACAGGAGACCAACGAGGAGGACAGGATCACGAACATCAGAATTTTCAAGAAACCCGCTTCAAGCAGGGACATCGACGCCAGGGCCAGGTACACCAGGAAGAGGAACGACGTAGAAGAGGCTGTGAAGACAGCCGAAGTCTCCACCAGCACGCTCTCCACGACGGTGACTACGACGTCGAAGATTGAAGAGGAGGTTATCTACGATACCTCGAACGAATCTATCACAGAGGAACCTCGGGTTACCACCGCAAGCGTGTCCATCGAAGAGGACAATACTACGACCGACCCGGTGCTCGAGACCAACACCGTCGAGTCGGTTCCCACCACAGAGTCGATAGGGGAGAACGAAGTGGTTACCGCGACGGATAGTCTACCttacaccaccaccaccaccgagcCACTGCAAATTACGACTACGGTCGGGAGAGAAACTAAGGTCGAGGAGTTTAATCCGGATATCATCAAGATCGTGTTCAATGCGAATGCTAGCTCCCCGAATCAAGAGAACGGAACGGTGATGAGGAGGAGGAAGGTGTTGTTGAGGAAGAGACCCGTGACCTCGACTACCTCCGCGTCGCAGGAGGACGAAGAAGAGCAGCCGACGCCGAGGAGGAGGAAGGTGGTCAGACGTTTTCGTATACATCAGAACGCTAGTACCCCAGCGGACGTCTCTTCGACCGAGGACGACCGTATAGTCCTCAGGTTCACGACCCCTAAGGACGCTGACCTGAGCTCGACGCTGCAGGAGGATGTAGCAGAAGGCACTTCCACGGAAACTATCTTCACATCCACGGCAGAGACTGCAGGCACGATCGATTATGCTCTAACCAACGATTATACCAGCTTCGAGACACCGACCGCGGGCACCTCGATCGACGAAGACTTCGAGGACCCTGACACGGCCACGATGGCCTCGACCGTGCTCGACAACTTCACCGTTGCCTCGACAGAGCGAGGAGAAACCCTGGCTGAAACTGCTTCGACGGAATCGACGACATCGCCCACCACCTTCGTGATCAGATTCACGAGCGACGTCGTGGATGAAACGACGGCCGATCGAAATCAGCCGGAAGCTGCACCGACGGTGGCCTTGACCACGACCTCGCTGGCATCTCAAGGCACCCGGAGGCTGGAGCCTTACAACAGGACCTACTATCAGGACTCTAGGTTCGTAAGGAAGAAGTTCGTGCGCAGGAGACCGATCGAATTATCGGAGAACATCGGCGGACAGAACGTTGTCGCGAGGACTCCGAGTAGAGCGTTTTCATCTACCGAGGTGAGTAATCCGGAGGTGTCGAAGCGGAGGAAGAGTCTGTTCATTCGTCGCAGACCGGTTTCGTCGACGACTGCTAGAACCACGCAGACGGCGATAGAAGAAGAACCCGAAGAAGAAACGGAGCTGTCGCTGGAGGAGGAGGACGTCTCGTTGGAGGCGACCCCTAGGACCAACCGAGCTAATGTTCGGCCAGTCTTCGAGGTGAATTTACCAGCGCATGGAGATTCGAACGAATTTTGGAGTCGCTTCACCACTCCCTCGTTGTCCACCGGTCACTTAGCTCCGCTGACGCCACAGATACTTCTGGAGGAGGCTCTCTCAACAGGGAGCGAGGACGTCTACCGATCGACGCCCGGCAAGAACCGTAAACCAGAGTCCCGTCCCAGGTACAGGGTACCAGAGTCCTTAAGGAAAGTGAGTACAGAGAGCTCGTATCTTGCCGACTCGTCGCCAGAGGAATCCGAGGAGTCAAACGACTCGAAGCTCAACTACCAGGGCTACAGACAGCCGAGGACTCGCGGCAGGTTCCCGACAGACGAGGACGAGTCGGTGCTGGACGCCACGCAGTCGCCGAGCTTCGACTCGTCCGCGCACGTGAGGACCAGGTTCTACGCGCGGAGGCCCACCAGCACGGAGAACCCGGTTACCGAGACCCTGATCCCGGCGAAGAAGTTCGATTACGTAGCGGACGCTCACAGAAGGCTACAGCAATCTCTGCGAACCACCCCCAAGAGTCCTAGCGAAGACTCAACGAAACAGGTCCAGAATATCGTAGACGATTACACAACCACACCTTCCGCGCAGCCCCTGGTCACTAGGTTGGTCACTTCGGTCGAGGAGTCCGCCACTACCGAGAGGCAGAAAATCCTCATCAAGACCAAATACTCGTCTCTAACCTCTACCACGAGGATCCCCGTGCAGACCACCGCGTCCTCAATTCCAGACACCCTCTCGACGACCTCCAAAGACTCGTCCGACGGCGAGGACGAGTCAGCAAACGAAATACGACAAGGTCAGGTCGAAAGGTCCACGCTGCCCATCGAGGGCGAGTTTCTTCATCGGACAGGCGGCGGTAGACTCACCACCGAGTCACAGGAGTCCTCGACCATCGAGATCGAGTCGGTGTTCAGCAACTTGATCGCCGGCAAGGACCAGTGA